A segment of the Tachysurus vachellii isolate PV-2020 chromosome 18, HZAU_Pvac_v1, whole genome shotgun sequence genome:
TGTTCAAATATTCCTAATAAAATTGTGTACAAGTGTTATTAAAATACTCTGTGAGGATTTAATCTGCCTTAATGGGTTCTGTatcttgaatatttaataacattGACTgactttaaatcattttcactTTTACCCTTTCTACATTCACAGGAGTTTAGTGGCTCATCCCCCAAGAGAAGGCGTGCAGAAGAGAAGGATGAAGGAATAGGCTCTCCAGATATtatggaggaggagaaggtggAGGATCTGCGGCGAGAAATGATTGAACTCCGGCAGCAGCTGGAAAAAGAACGTTCAGTGCGCATGATGCTGGAGGAACAGGTGAGGGTTGTCTTGGTATATTGCAAGCTGACACAGTAAATGTCAGTAATACAAACCTTTAACTCCAGATTTCTGCACAAAATTAGAAAAACTAGAAGAATACtcagtttaaaataatttaatgatatataaaatattatttttgtcaATAATTAGTTTCAAGAAAAACCTAGTCATTTTTCACCAGGAACACTTAAAACGAGAGAAATTTGGGTAGACTGCCAAAACTCTACTACATAAAATACCAGAAAAGTGTTTGTAGCAAGACATTGGTCATACATTGGCCATTTTAAATACTCAATGTTCTGTAGtaactttatttaactttattttgtttggtaCACTTGTGGCCTGACaagaaaagcaaataaatttaaacactAATACTTGGGTAATGAATATTATGACACAAGATTTGTTACTGcaatatactacagtatatggtcTGGTTGAAAATTTAGCTGCACTGTACTGcatacgggggcacggtggcttagtggttagcacgttcacctcacacctccagggttgggggttggattcccgcctactctgtgtgtgtggagtttgcatgttcgggggtttcctccgggtactccggtttcctccccagtccaaagacatgcatggtaggttgattggcatctctggaaaattgtccgtagtgtgtgattgcgtgagtgaatgagagtgtgtgtgtcctgcgatgggttggcactccgtccggggtgtatcctgcctcgatgcccgatgacgcctgagatagacacaggctccccgtgacccgaggtagttcggataagcggtataaaatgaatgaatgaatgaatgtaatgctTACTTTATTTTAGAATCGGCTGGCCCTGtgcttaaagtgtgtgtttgtgtaacagatTCGCTCTCTGGATGCCCACCTATACCCTGAGAAACTAAAGGTGATCGCCCAGCAGGTGCAGGAACAGCATGTGCAGACGCAGGCTCTGCTTCGCCTGCAACAGCAAGaacagctggagagagagagcaatccTGCTCGCAGTACACAGGtcagacatgaacacatacaaAACCAATACACTTTCTTTTACACTTATGCACAAAAAAGGTTGTGGAACATAGTAATATGCAGCATGTACAGTGCTCAGCATAAATAAGTACACCCCCTTAGAAAAGTAACATTTTACATAATTTCTcaatgaacacaaaaacattttccaaaatATTGACAGGACtcattttaatataacatcTGTATAACTTATAACATGAAAGTAAGGTTTATAATATAATTGCACagtattgtattttgtattaatgCATTTCCTTGTTATTTTAGCCAGAAAGGGCATAGTGAATAgttgaacattttaaataaatagcaaCCAAATAAGAATAGAGAAATGGAGCatactgatttattttacaacacACAGACCAAAAAACTAATTTGCCTTCTTGATATGTATTGCATAATTGTCATTAATGATTGCTCATTATGCTTATTAGAGTGGATTTTAGGATTTAGTGTACAACATTTTCACAGCCTTAGGATGTTTTCCCTTggtaatttttaaatatttttcaatgcatacattttctgtaaactgagacattgtgttttttaatcTTCTCATCAATGTCCCCCCACCCCTAGGTATATTCTCCAGTCACACCATCCGCCCCCACCCATCACACCACTGTTATTGTTCCTGCCCCAACGTTGCCACCTCCTCCCCATCATGTCACAGTGGTAACGATGGGCCCTGCCTCTGTAATCAACACAGCCTCGACATCACGACAGAACTTGGACACCATAGTGCAGGTAAATGGCCTCCAACACAAGACAACCTGAGAACACACTTTTTTGAAATGGTATGGCAATGGTCAAACTATAATAGCCCTCTATTTGGAATAGTGGTTAGGGAGCAAAATCAGGCATAATCCGGAATTGTATAGCTCACTGTTTTGACTATACtttctccattttatttttttgtgtaatccTTAGGCTATCCAGCACATTGAGGGCACACAAGAGAAGATTGGTGTGCCTGAAGAAGAGCAGCGTCGGGCAGTCATAGTTACTCCGGGCCGCACCTTGAATGACGCCGCAGACTCAGACACTGCCTCTGACAATGAAGGTTCTGAGGACTGTTAACTCCACCAGGCAAACAGGGTGGCCATATGGAGGGGCCTCCTACAGACTCTCTCACGCCCTCTCATTATCTCTTTTTCATATAGGCATACAAACCCATAGGGTAGGAAATGGATTAGTCAAACAttcaatgaataaaaaaagccaCATCTAAATTGCAGACTTACCATCTCACTCacatgttcttctttttttccattcataCATTTTCAATAGGCCTCAATCAGCTGT
Coding sequences within it:
- the tfap4 gene encoding transcription factor AP-4, whose product is MRNCSRIQRRKKRRFITSDVLRRRGVKAGEESMEYFMVPAQKVPSLQHFRKTEKEVIGGLCSLANIPLTPETARDQERRIRREIANSNERRRMQSINAGFQSLKTLIPHSDGEKLSKAAILQQTAEYIFSLEQEKTRLLQQNTQLKRFIQEFSGSSPKRRRAEEKDEGIGSPDIMEEEKVEDLRREMIELRQQLEKERSVRMMLEEQIRSLDAHLYPEKLKVIAQQVQEQHVQTQALLRLQQQEQLERESNPARSTQVYSPVTPSAPTHHTTVIVPAPTLPPPPHHVTVVTMGPASVINTASTSRQNLDTIVQAIQHIEGTQEKIGVPEEEQRRAVIVTPGRTLNDAADSDTASDNEGSEDC